Proteins co-encoded in one Flavivirga eckloniae genomic window:
- a CDS encoding Lrp/AsnC family transcriptional regulator: MDIDGLNWKILRCLQENARLSNAEIGRRVGVSSPAVSERIKKMEDLGVIEGYKAIISPFEVGYQLKAIITLRAFMGKLKPFLDKVKTYDEVVNCYRITGNENIVMEVVLRNQKHLESFIDELIVYGESKTQIVLSQVVKNGSVVKRD, translated from the coding sequence ATGGATATTGATGGTCTTAATTGGAAGATTTTAAGATGTTTACAAGAAAATGCGCGACTCTCTAATGCCGAAATTGGGAGACGTGTTGGTGTTAGTTCTCCAGCTGTTTCTGAACGTATAAAAAAGATGGAAGACTTAGGTGTTATAGAAGGTTATAAAGCCATAATCTCTCCATTTGAAGTAGGTTATCAACTTAAAGCTATAATTACGCTACGCGCTTTTATGGGGAAGTTAAAACCGTTTTTAGATAAGGTGAAAACTTACGATGAAGTTGTAAACTGTTACCGTATTACCGGTAATGAAAATATTGTTATGGAAGTGGTTCTTAGAAATCAAAAACACTTGGAATCGTTTATTGATGAGCTTATAGTTTATGGCGAGAGTAAAACACAAATAGTTCTATCTCAGGTTGTAAAAAATGGATCTGTAGTAAAACGGGATTAA
- a CDS encoding MBL fold metallo-hydrolase — protein MRNVLVLFLLILSIGCSSDDGKPKEENSKLLGKWKLIEELLDPGDGSGTFTPVTSDRVIEFFNDGTVTVNGILCYMSSDVGISSSGTYSEVIGNEFRDGEIVFKGCLSSNSEAETKILFKLEDGNLILWYFCIEPCGQKFKKLTD, from the coding sequence ATGAGAAATGTACTAGTACTTTTTCTTCTAATATTGTCAATAGGTTGCTCATCTGACGATGGGAAGCCAAAAGAAGAAAACTCAAAGTTATTAGGTAAATGGAAATTGATAGAAGAGTTGTTAGATCCAGGGGATGGAAGTGGTACGTTTACACCAGTAACTAGCGATAGGGTTATTGAGTTTTTTAATGATGGTACGGTAACGGTAAATGGAATATTGTGTTATATGAGCTCAGATGTTGGAATCTCAAGTTCTGGTACTTATTCTGAGGTTATAGGAAATGAATTTAGGGACGGAGAAATTGTGTTTAAAGGCTGTTTATCTAGTAACAGTGAAGCAGAAACAAAAATCCTCTTTAAGTTAGAAGATGGAAATTTAATACTTTGGTATTTCTGCATTGAACCCTGCGGACAAAAATTTAAGAAGTTAACCGATTAA